One genomic region from Haloterrigena gelatinilytica encodes:
- a CDS encoding phosphatase PAP2 family protein, whose product MALLNMLLLTGLAVLAGLTMTCVLCLDRRQLRRTIGEYDHRLRDVAPYLGAAALFFLTKRLTHDYSVKLSHALDWDITAELYTVEGEFVAHLQAIVPRSTLEFFSVMYMFGFPFLLVTAPILYFALSSQRHLKELLIAYVFNYAIGAICYTLFIAYGPRNHLSTVDGLMYSFYPQTQDMTAAVSANTDVFPSLHTSLAVVVLLFAWRSRREYPRWLPIAAFVAASVVFSTMYLGIHWLSDVVAGIVLGVGSVYAAERIVARAEGDADRVSVPGERDEGIASDASD is encoded by the coding sequence ATGGCCCTGCTAAATATGCTCCTCCTGACCGGCCTCGCCGTCTTGGCTGGACTGACGATGACGTGCGTTCTCTGTCTCGATCGGCGGCAACTCCGCCGAACCATCGGTGAGTACGATCACCGACTCCGGGACGTCGCCCCGTATCTCGGCGCCGCGGCGCTGTTCTTCCTGACCAAGCGGTTGACCCACGACTACAGCGTGAAGCTCTCGCACGCGCTCGACTGGGACATCACGGCCGAACTCTACACCGTCGAAGGCGAGTTCGTCGCCCACCTCCAGGCTATCGTCCCGCGGTCCACGCTCGAGTTCTTCTCCGTCATGTACATGTTCGGGTTCCCGTTCCTCCTGGTGACCGCGCCGATCCTCTACTTCGCGCTGTCCTCCCAGCGCCACCTCAAGGAACTGCTCATCGCGTACGTGTTCAACTACGCGATCGGCGCGATCTGTTACACGCTGTTTATCGCGTACGGCCCCCGCAACCACCTGTCGACCGTCGACGGACTCATGTACAGCTTCTATCCGCAGACCCAGGACATGACGGCGGCGGTCTCGGCGAACACGGACGTGTTCCCGTCCCTGCACACGTCGCTGGCGGTCGTCGTCTTGCTGTTCGCGTGGCGCTCGCGCCGGGAGTACCCCCGCTGGCTCCCGATCGCGGCGTTCGTGGCCGCCAGCGTCGTCTTCTCGACGATGTACCTGGGCATCCACTGGTTGTCGGACGTCGTGGCCGGCATCGTCCTCGGTGTGGGGAGCGTCTACGCGGCCGAACGTATCGTCGCCCGCGCGGAAGGCGACGCCGATCGGGTCTCCGTTCCCGGCGAGCGCGACGAGGGGATCGCGTCCGACGCGAGCGACTGA